The sequence below is a genomic window from Humulus lupulus chromosome 3, drHumLupu1.1, whole genome shotgun sequence.
AAACCTTTACTACAACATAGGCATCTTTCAAAAGCTGGCCAGCGATTAAAATGTGGAGAATCTTTTCATGGATAGCTTTGCACATGGTGCTTTTGCCATATCTCAACATATTGTAGACAGAAAAAGCATCTGCGTGTGCCTTCATCTTACCAAGATAAAATATTAGGGAGGAACAGAGTTCCTACACAGCCAAAAAGAAAAAACTATTGGAATAGGTTCCCCATTCATATATTATCTCGTTTCAGGTCAGAGTTCCAATAGTTCAAGGCAAACCTTTATAAACAAAAGAAAGAGCAAATCCAGATTAGACTTTAGTCATGCATACTTGAAACCCATTATATTCTAAACCAAATACGGAACATCCTACAGCTACCTAATCTCCATAATATCTCATCACATTTTATCTTCCCTACTCAATACTCATTATTCCCGCATGTTTTCTGTCCTAAAAGTTGTCAGGCAACAAGGCCACAAtgagtatttttttaaaataaaaaaacaattattGGGTGAGTTCCTAAACCTTGTCTGAAAGATTATTTGGGAAATTGGATGTGGAAGATATTATCTTTTTTCTTCATAAGCTCATTACTTTTTTAATTGACTTCATTCATATCTGGAATCCTTCTCATTCTGTGTCTATCTTCCAAAATCTTCTTCATTCCCGCATTTTTTTCCATGAAATTTTCCATGTTTTCTATTTTACTCCTGCTTCTACATAACTTGtttattgaaaaatatattatagtttTTTCTACTCATCTCTGGacagaaaaacaaagaaaaaaatgtgTAGCTAGTTTTAATCAATAGGAAGGAGCATACCTCATCTAATTGATGGCCTTTATTGTGCATATCCACTGTCATTCGGTAAGCAAGCAAATACAACTTCTCCTTACAGAAATATTTTATTAGGATATGAAAGGTATAATTAGGACTGATAGCTAATTCATCCATTTTCTTTAACATTTCCATTACGCTCTCCATATCGCCTGCTCTGCAGTAAGCACATAGCATAGTGTTAAACATCACCAAGTTGTATGTGTCATATCTTGCTTTAAAATCCTTGGCCAACTGCTTTGCTTCTTCCAAAAGCCCGCCTCTGCAGAATGCTGAAATCATGATACTGTAGGAATAACCATCTGCCAGTGGAAAAATACATCATTTCAGCACAATGATAGTCTGTATAATTATACTAGATGACCTATGGAAAGCATGCAAAACGACAGCTATGCCCATCAAAGCTCATGTTGATTAAACTGAATCTATCAAATTTGAGAGTAAAGTTGCAACAGAGATTCCTTTATAACTTTACTACTGTTGAAAGACACATATTATTGAAGGTGCATTATCAGTATTATAAACTTTTTGATACAAGATCTAAAACAATGTTATTCCAGGGCAAACTTTCTAATACTTGGATTCAAGGATCTGCCACAGGACATCTCATGACTAGGGTCAAAATACCAAATAAACGCGTTGAGGGTTCCTTATATGTTGAGGGTTCCTTATATATGTAGGTTACGAAGTCCCTTCTCAATTGCATTTAGTGAAAACTAATTTTAGTGTAGCATGCATAGCATTTTAACATTCGTGTTGAACACTTCTTGTCCAAA
It includes:
- the LOC133823941 gene encoding pentatricopeptide repeat-containing protein At1g10910, chloroplastic-like, with the translated sequence MISAFCRGGLLEEAKQLAKDFKARYDTYNLVMFNTMLCAYCRAGDMESVMEMLKKMDELAISPNYTFHILIKYFCKEKLYLLAYRMTVDMHNKGHQLDEELCSSLIFYLGKMKAHADAFSVYNMLRYGKSTMCKAIHEKILHILIAGQLLKDAYVVVKGNGELISTPAMKKFATIFIKSGNINSINDVLKVIHGFDCKIDEEIFRMAISRYIMKPEKKDLLIQHLQWMSPHGYTVDSSTRNLILKNSHLFGCQLIAEILSKQHTMLTKAIFELVTKAVFELVSTETYKCKDLITMLFM